From Juglans regia cultivar Chandler chromosome 6, Walnut 2.0, whole genome shotgun sequence, the proteins below share one genomic window:
- the LOC108993280 gene encoding transcription factor bHLH30 produces MCGKKEEDQGECSQTVHNMNIQSFQEQLFLQQQQQMQQHQQQNSDIYGGGRGLIFPEVSPILQPWSLPPVHAFDPAHFATNPVRDHDPFLAPPPPSSFAGLFNRRPSLQFAYDGPSSDHLRIISDTLGPVVQPGSAPFGLQAELGKMTAQEIMDAKALAASKSHSEAERRRRERINNHLAKLRSLLPSTTKTDKASLLAEVIQHVKELKRQTSLIAETSPVPTEVDELTVDASDEDGKFVIKASLCCEDRSDLLPDLIKTLKALRLKTLKAEITTLGGRVKNVLFITGEEDSSSSGEQNQQQQQQQYCVSSIQEALKAVMEKTTGDESSSGTVKRQRTNINILEHRSL; encoded by the exons atgtgcggcaagaaggaagaagatcaaggagagtGTTCTCAAACTGTCCATAACATGAACATACAAAGCTTCCAAGAACAGTTGTTTCTTCAACAGCAGCAACAGATGCAGCAACATCAACAACAGAACAGTGACATATATGGAGGTGGAAGAGGATTGATTTTCCCGGAAGTTTCACCAATCTTGCAGCCATGGTCTCTCCCTCCGGTCCATGCCTTCGACCCGGCCCACTTTGCCACAAATCCGGTCCGAGACCACGACCCATTTCTTGCCCCTCCTCCACCATCATCGTTTGCGGGTCTGTTCAACAGGAGACCTTCCTTACAGTTTGCCTATGATGGTCCATCATCAGACCATCTCCGAATCATATCTGACACTCTGGGGCCCGTGGTTCAACCCGGTTCGGCTCCTTTTGGTCTTCAAGCCGAGTTGGGAAAGATGACTGCCCAAGAAATCATGGATGCCAAGGCTCTTGCAGCTTCGAAGAGTCACAGTGAGGctgagaggaggagaagagagaggatCAACAACCATCTTGCTAAGCTGCGCAGCTTATTACCCAGCACGACCAAA ACGGACAAAGCTTCGTTGTTAGCTGAAGTAATACAGCACGTGAAAGAGCTTAAGCGTCAGACTTCTTTGATAGCAGAAACGAGTCCGGTACCCACTGAAGTGGACGAGCTAACCGTTGATGCATCAGACGAGGACGGTAAGTTTGTTATCAAAGCCTCACTTTGCTGCGAGGACAGGTCTGATCTCTTACCTGATCTCATCAAGACATTGAAAGCTTTACgtttaaaaactttaaaagcTGAGATTACAACACTTGGGGGACGTGTAAAGAATGTGCTGTTCATTACTGGGGAAGAGGATTCTAGTAGCAGCGGCGAGCAAAaccagcaacaacaacaacagcaatATTGTGTAAGTTCAATTCAAGAAGCTCTTAAGGCAGTGATGGAGAAGACTACAGGAGACGAGTCTTCTTCAGGGACTGTTAAGAGGCAAAGGACTAATATCAATATTCTTGAACATAGGTCGCTTTGA